GACCAACCACGTCTTAAAATCTTGTCCTTCCATGGTTTCCatgactctgtcctctcctggcTCTCTTCCTACCTCTCTAATCGCTCCTTCACAGGATCCTCCTCATGACAGGTCAtgatgaataatcagctgaacatgagattCCAGTGCAACGTTACAGCCAAaggagctaatgtgatcctgggatgcataaacagtaCTCCAGtatgagtagagaggttattttacctttgtatatgACACTGGTGTGACagcttctggaatactgtgcccagttccggtgcccacaattcaagtagGATGTTGATAATCTGCAGaatgttcagagaagagccacaagaacgattaaaggatgagaaaacctgccttataaggGATAGACCCAAGGAGATCAATCTATTGagattaacaaagagaaggttatgggCTAACTTGAATACAGTCTACAAGTTTCAACATggtgaacaaatattttaaaatgggctcttcagtctagcagagaaaggtataacatgatccaatagctggaaattGAAACTAGACTGGAAAGAAGGCGTACATTTTAACTAATTAACCATTGGTAAAATTTATGAAGGATTTGCTGTTATTtgcaaattttaaataaaaattggatgtttttctaaaagatctgttctaggaattactttggggggAGTTCTGTAGCCTGTATtatacagtaggtcagactaggtgatcacaatggccccttgtggcccctcccccttccagctTTCTGTGGTGGCTTCCAGAGGGCTTGGACCTTGGTCCCCAGCTCTTCTCCTTCTACAGCTTATCTCTGGGgaatctcatctgcaaacacaaactCTATGATCTCTATGCTGACATCTCACAGCTCTGCCTCTGTACTTCAGACCTGTCTCCGTCTGTCCGGACTAAAATCTCTGGCTGTCCCACTGACATTCCACATGGCTGTCAAGCTGTCACCTCAAACTCAACATGGCTAACACAGAGCTCCTAATTGCCTCCCCCAGTCCCCCGCTCGAAAGTCCTGCCTGCTATCTCCTTTCTCAATCTCTGGAGacaccaccaccatcctgccCATCACTCAGGCCCGTAACCTGGGTGTCATCTTTGACTTGGATGTGTCTCTAAGGTCATGACATCCAGGTTATGTCTAAATCTTGATGAttcttttagaatcatagaaatgtagggctgggagggatCTTGAAAAGTCATCAAGGCCACCCACCTGTGTCGAGGCAGGACCAagaaaacctagaccatccctgacaggtgtttgtctaacctgattttaaaaacctccgatgatggagattccacaacctcctttgatACCTTACTCCACTGCTTAACAATCCTTATGGTTGGAAAGTTTTTTCTAACATCTAATctgtctcccttgctgcagataaagcagattacttcttgtcctaccttcagtggacatggagaataattgaacactgtcctctttataacaattcttaacatatctgaagatttATCAGggcccccctcagtcttcttttctcaagactaaacatacccaattttttaaaccttttctcaGAGGTCAAGTTATCAAGGCTTTTTTCATCATTCTTGCTGCTCTgttctggattctctccagtttatccacatctttcttaaagtgtggcacccaaaacgaGACAGAGTATTACATTTGAGACCTTGCCAGTGTCGAGCAGAACAACTATCTTGCATGTCTTACAtctgacactcctgttaatacaccccagaatgacattagccttttttgcaactgcatcatattgttgcttcatattcaatttgtgatccattataatccccagatccttttctgcagtactactgccttgCCCGTtgctccccattttgtagttgtccattttatttttcattcctaaGTGTAGcaatttgcatttgtttttcttgAATTTACTTATTGAATTCACACAAATTCTCCAacttatcaaggtcattttgaattctaatcctgccttcCAAAGTGCTTGTGAACCCTCCTGACTTGgtgtcattcacaaattttataagcctaCTTTCCACTCCActatccaagtcactaatgaaaatattgaacagtaccagACCCGGGACAGCAGGGACAGCCCGATATGAGTTCTTGAAGACGATTGTTAATGGTTCCAAAGCTGCTTCAGCTAGTTCTCCCTAAGGTGAATTTTGTCAGGCCCTACTAACTTGAATATATCTCACATCTAActatttaacctgttctttccctgttttggtttgtgttctttccttctttttgttaatattatgttaagcatctggtcataattaacttttttagtgaagactgaagcaaaataggcattaagcgCCTCAGACTTCTAGGAgtcatctgttattagctctccttcccgcTCAGGACctatactttccttcatctttctcttgctcctaatggaTTTATAGaccctcttcttattgccttttatgtcccttgcaaGGTGTAACTCATCTTCTgacttggcctttctgattttgtccctacatgcttgtgctattcttttgtactccttaacaatttgtccatgtttccactttctgtGGGATTCCCTTTTGACTTTTTGGGTCATTAAAGAGCTCATGATGCAGCCATTTTGATCTCTTaatattcttcctatcttttctttgCATGTGGagagtttgctgttgtgccttcagtattgtctctttgagaaactgccagctctcctgaacatcttttccccttagattttctttccaCGGGACCtcacctaccagttctctgagtttgtgaACGTCTGCTTTTTTAAGTATATTGTCCTTGTTCTGCTGTTCTCACTCGTTCCTTTCCTTAAAATCACGAAGCCTATCGGTTCCAGATagctttcacccaagctgccttccccCCTCAGATCTGCAACCAATTCCTCCTTGCAGGCCATAATCAAGACTAATATCTCCATTCCTGCAGCActcttttctctggccttgacaaatgcagtcttgccctcctcacatccattcagaatgctgctgctgagATCAGTCTCCTATCGGACGCAATCGCTTCGCATCCCTCCCCACTGGCTTgtctattgcatcaaacataagctgtttCTCTTCACTTCCAAGGCCCTTCACAATCAATCCCCACCCTAcccatcatctctcattcactatggAGCTGTCAATACTCACTTCCAATCAggccatgatgccagcctccatcgcccacttcttacattttcaaacacctttgtgctttctcccaggctgccccatTTGCTTTGGAAGAGGTCCCCACAAACATATGTAAAGCAAcatcattatccaccttcaaataccttttccaaactctcctttgccatgatacGTATAAAAAACTTTACAGCAGCGAGGCTGCTgctgcactgagaccactgcctattgTGCtaaccaatactgtctcattgtttccttgtattcttCTGTCTGTCTCTACCACCCTGTTCTCTCTtatctacttagattgtaagctcccgGGGGTAGGCAACATCTTCTTGTTcttgtttgtacagggcctagcacaatgggggcctggtccatgactggtgcTTCAGTaatgcaaacaataaataataataaaacagtgCACACTTCCCCTGAGTAGGCGTGTCTGCCTGGTGAGTCTTTGACCTCCCTCTGCAAACAACTGATAAAGCAGCAATTCGGTGCCATTGGCAATGGTGGTTCTGTGATGTGGACGCTTGTTTGCACCCAAGCTGTGTTGCCAGATTCCCAAGCCCAGCAAGATGAGTGTAGCTTTCCTTTAAATGCAGCTGCAAGgcagccttttctttttgcttatctGGCCACGACATTGTTGTGTGCTCCTCTCACTGCACTCAGAAGAGGGAGAGACATTAAAGCAGGTCATTGTGACCTCTCTCTTGCAATCGCTTCAGGCACTGAGCATGGCACAGCAATTGCGGTTTTAAGCAGAGCAGCctcccctgaagagtttacagtccaaaCATACGGGCCCAAGCATGAGAGGGGAAGCAGAGGCCCCTAGAGCTGACCCAGCAGAAATAGACCCCTGATCTCCTGATTCTCAATCCAGAGTCCTACCTACTAGACTGCCTCCCCAGAGATGGTTAGAAGCACATGGGGGAAGGGTCTGGGAGAAGCTGGTGTGTATGCCCTGAAGATAAAGGATGTTCTCCAGCACTAAAACTTTACTTGAAAACTGTATGCTTAATAGTCTCACCTTGTATGATGGAGGCAGCAGCGACTTCCCAGGGATACTTCCAGGCGAACTTTTCCCAATGCACCATTACAAGCTGTCTTGGTCCAAAACACACCAACATTCCAACAACAACAGATATTGTCGGGACTTTTTGGCTCCAGATCCAAACGTTGCAGCTCTATCACAATGCAATTCGTGGGCCAGCGTAACAAAACACGGCTGAATACAAAGAGGGACTGGTGCTCCTCTTCATCTCCCACAGCGCATGCGGCCTTGTATAAACACTTGATGGACAGATTAGAACGATAACACACGGGCTCGCATTTGGGACGGGGGATTGATTTCTTTCAGGCACAAACAGCCTGGGCAAGACCCATTTTCTCGGCTGGACATTATTTACGGTATACACATCCAACCCTCACCAACTTTCCCAGCTGCGTGTGGAGGTTCAGCAGCTGGGCCAATAAAATGGGGAACAATGAGCAGCAAAGCACCACAGGATTACTGTTTGGAACAGGGAGGAGAAATGACAGCTCTGTGCTAATGAACCTGGGCCTCCATGTGGATCTTTGGATTCAAGGCACCTATTTCTTACAGGGctaaaatgaacagaaaagagCTCAGGGCATCTAAAAGCAGATCACACCGCCCCATGAAGCTCTCTCCCTGAATAAAAACACTCAGCCTTTGTCTGAGCCTTTTAATAAAGTGCCCCTGTGTAATTTCAATTATAAATACTGAAAGCTGGCTCTGAGAGCCACGCTCCCTTAGGTGAACTTGTTATGGGACAAACATGCATACACCATCTCAGCCGATACTATGCTATCTATACAGCATCATATTAAGCTTTATATGAAGCAATAAGAAATTCAGACTTACTGCTCCTCCCTGgtatttgttgctcttctctttacCTTTCCATATCTGTGTATCTTTTCCTCTGTTGCTACTAACTGCAGTAGAGGCCTCAATGGACAGAGAGCTGCTCCTTCCTACCCTGTCACAATCCTTCAGTGCTTACTGTACACAATGAGCTCTGATCACCAGGAGACAGGCCAATTGGGCATTTCATCCATCCCTGCTGGAGGCTAACCCAGAAGAGGGCCAAGAATTTGCCTGTCTGTTGTatgcacctgttgtctcttgtctgacACTTTGATGGTATGCTCTTTGAGGCATGTGCTgcgtttttgttttctttgtacagCAAACAGCACAATGGGTTCTTGGTCCATGACTATAATGGACTAATGCATCGTTTTCTAGCTTACATCTCACTCTTTCCATACTGCTCCCCCAGAAAACCAACTAATTTAAAAAGTTTCACTTTGCATCTAAACTCCTTTCCATTCTCATTCTCTGTCCCAGGATGTTGACTGCTGGACTtatcatggaggatagatccaccaCTGGCTATTAGCAGATGGCCAGGGATGCTGCCctatgctccaggtgtccctaaacctctgactgccagaaacttgGACTgtacaacaggggatggatcacgcaattattgccttgttctgttcactccctctgaaacatctggcattggccactgctggaagacagcatactgggtagatggaccattggtctgacccagcatggccattcttacagTCTGTTCAGCAGAGATGATCAGTGGCTCTTTGGATGGGCTTGACAGTCATCATAAAAAGATCTTCCCAGGAGGTCTTTGAAGAGCAGCTCCTCTGTTCCCAGCTAAGAAGTATGGACTGAAATGTGGCTCACCAGCTTTGTGAGACACACAGAGGGGCAAAGAAAGTGATAAATGAAGAAGCTGTGCTGACACTGTATAAAAACCTTGATGGAGGAGAGAAATCCCTTTAGCTCCCCAATGAGAACAGGCAGCAAACAGAAGGGCCTGGTACCATGTGGATTTTCTGTCATGCTCTAACGTGGATGCAAAATACTTTCCAAAATAACACTGCATTGCAGCCCTGTAGCCCAGCACCACAGAGACTCAGCTGCCATGTCAGCCAGCTCCTTAGcagcacaaacacacaccaacCACAGACATGGTCACAATTCTGCTTGAAACCagtcaagcaattttttttatttaaaaaacaaagcaaaacaatcccccctccccccataccaaACAACCCTAATGGTGAAAGTATAGGTATGGCATTTACATAGGCCATATCTACCTTCCTCAGGCACCCCTGCCCACCCACAGTAACGTAGAGATTTATACGTGTTTACATAGTATAAGGAGACAAACAAACAGTCTTCCACAGTTTGCAGTTGAGGCCTCCAGCCTACCTGCGATACACTGAGCTGAAGAGCCGAAAAGCCAGGTTTGTTATACAGAAAATACAGTATTGTTCACCCACACAGCAAATGCTAATTGCTGAGCTGCATGGTGAGGGGTTTCCATGGAAGGCAGGTACTTTGTAACAATGGGGGAGTTTAATGCTAAGGTACCAGGGaatcatatttaaaattaaactctgCCCTTCTCTAGTGCCTTCTGGCTTAGGTTCTCAAAGTGTTTTGCAAGCATTAGCTAACTGAAACTCCCAATCCCCCAGCAAGGTAGGTCAgtagaattatccccattttacagacaggtaaACAAGGCACAGAGGTGACATGCCCTGCCTGTGGTGACAGAGCTTCAGTAGCAGAGACAGGGAGAGAACCAGAAGGTTGtcctccctgctctgagcactgaACCATATTATCTGGGTCTGAGGAGTTTTGTTGTAGATCCCAGATAAAAAGGAGGGTGTCATGTAGTAAAGTTCTCAGCCTCTTCCACACTGGGATCCTCTTTGCCAGCCTGAGATCCTTTCTGATTTCATATATGGcaagggcaggggggtgggaaagACTAGGAAGAGGCAAGGGCATTAGATGATTATTTGTGTTCTCTAAGCCAGCTAGTTTATAGGGCTTCTGGTCCTTTCAAGTGTTACCACCACTTATACAGTGGGTGACGGTAACTAACCCATAGCTACGTGAGGCCTGTGCAGTAACTACAGATCAATCCTGTAATAATCCCTGTAGTTGGCTCAATGTATTAGAGTCCTGCAGCAtgaagcattcattaacactcaCAGTCTCAGCATTTAGTGTGGGGAAAAATAGCCCTAATTTGGCACGAAAGCAACAGAAATGACATTGTCTCACTGAAGTGGAACAAAGATCAATCTAAGAGTGACAGAGAGACATGAAATACCATAGGGAAAGCAAGCACAGTTTCTATATTTGCTGGTtcaagtacaaacccacctgcaCCCTGTAGGTACACATTCAGCATGGCTAAGCCATGCCACTGCCCATGATACCACGGCCACACTGCTGTCTGCActcgtgctagctctcatcaagctagcatgagtatgtgtgTGCGAACTGAGAGCATGGAAGCAGCCCAAGACGAGTGAAAGAGAAGGGACACAATTCTGTCTAGTACCTTCACAACTCAAAGAAGACTTGAACAAAGTTTTACTGCTGCCCAGCCCACTCTTAACCCATAATCAGCCACGTCCATATTTACACAAAGGAGGAGTTTTAACCAAGCAAAGGGATGCAATGCAGCAACGTTGTAGGGTTAAATTGCTACCTGATTCTGCTGGGAGCATATAACCACATCACAAATACTACATGAGTCACCTTGCGTTGGTGGATCCTACTATAAAGTATGTACCAAGGGTCACCCAAAACAATGAGATTATTAGTTACCACATGACCCACAATCTGCAATCTTATAAAGCTCTAgataaagggaaaaaagagaaggggggatggagggagaaagagagaaatagaCAGGTACAGTACAGTTCTCATTAAGTTTGTGCTCTATAAACTAAGATTAATAATCCTATGTATACCTTTGTGATAAAGACTTGATGAATAGGAATGGAGTTAATCGAATAGTTGTCCAGGGGAGGGGACTGTGTGCATGGGGACAAAATACCCTGATGTGACTTGTCATGCTGCATCAATAAGGTTGTCAGTATCTGATTCTGTTGGACTTTGCTTTAGATGGAATTCTACACAGGTTCCACACAATGGAAACTGTATCTGTGGAGTCACCTCTGCAGTGCTTATTGCTACAGTTAGTGTGTGGCAGGTGGGAAGGAGTTCTGACATGGCAAGTGGTAATCCTCAAGAGTGGGGTTTAAAACTCTTCTAGGATAGAGAAGGCACTGCGCTAAATCCACAGCCAGTTGAgtacaaaaggaaagaaagggatGTGAGGGAGTGACAGCCAACCAGATGAAACCTAGTTTCTTCCTGGAATCAGCAGCACTGCAAGCAAGTGGGGTTAGGCCAAGCAGGCAGGAGGGTGAACATGCTGAAACAGACTTTATTTTAAGTGAAACCTCCAAGCACACTGACATATGCACAGACATGGGGGACACAGTGAAAGTATCTCAAGAACAGCTTGAAAGATAGATGAAGAAACAGGAAGATAAGCCATTTCAGAGAGAGTTTAACAAGCCCAGCATGGTTAGGGGATGAGATCTCTTTAAATGGGAAGCAAGGTATCAACAAAAGGCACTATATTCTCCCACCTCAAAGGAGAGCAAAACAAGGGAGAGCCAAGcctaagagaaacagaaacatCTGAGTACCAGAAAAATCACACATGCTCCCCATCCTTTTTCATCTCCAGGGACCAAGCCGACACTCTGGATTGTACTAGATGATACCAGCGCCCATTACAGTACAGCCACCTTCTagctgctgcctgccagccctAGGGCACCATGGGAACACGGGTCAAGGGAACCATTTCCCTGGGCAGTCCAGCATGAAATGCAGAGTTTCAGTCTGTGCTGGGCAGAGGAGTGCAAGCATTCTCCCAGCACCCTTGTCTCCCAGGATCATTCGAGTTCTCTTTGCCAAGCCCGCAGTGAAACATGCTGCATAGTTCTCTCCAGCCACTGAAATGAAATGTGACATAGCTTGCCTGAATCACCATCAGGCACAAGTCCGagcagggccctggcagagcACAGAGGACCCTCCATTCCAttagtgtatcttttaaaaaaacctaaattatatttaaattaacaCCCATCGTTGTAGAGGAAACAACAAGCGGTAAAAGGACTGTGTTTGATGGTACAAGCAAGCAAGGCACAAACTTAACTAGACTGCGACACATGGCCATGAGTGAGCATGTCAATGCACACACAGCTATATGGACCTGATTTTGAAGTACTGTTTCTCCTTGTCCCCATAGTTTCCTATGGTTCCTGTGTATGGCTGGACTTGGCAATACAGTATCAGACATTTAACAGTGACCCTGAGCCACCAGGAAAAGCAACTTCTTTTGTTATTCCAGTTTCCATTTGGTGAGTGGGGCTGGCTTCATTTCTTTACCCGGATCGTGGCTGAATTTCCTCTCGTTTCCCTGTAGTCTCATCAAAAAGCCTAGTGGGCACCAATAATTTTCCTATGGTGGGGAGGGAACTGCCTTTGCCAACATACACCAAGAAGCTTGTTGAGAAACAACTTCACATGTCCTTCTACAGGGGCTGGGCTGCCATAGATGGACAGAGGAAAGTATTTCCTATGAAGGGGGGAGCAGACAGAGCAGGAATGAAGGCCTAGCTGTGTTATGTCAAGCTGCTTCTTGAATTCTGCCTCAGGAATGGCACAAATTGGAATGTACAGTATTCCACATATTTTTAAGCCAGCATTATGGAAAACTATAAATTAATAAGCTAATTAAATACTCAGGTGAAAGATCAGGAACCTTCAACTGTGTAAACTGAGGGCACACTATGGCTTCTTCCTTAGATAATTGGAGGGAATCCAGCCCTCCCAACAAGGTCCCCCAGTTAGGACCTTGCAAAACCACCAGCCGCTGCTGTTCTTCTCACGAACTTCAAATAAGGTCCCTTCTTTAAAGCTGCTGGTCTCTTCATCTCCTTCAAAATCTGCCACAGCCACATAGAGGGCTTCTTTGGAGATGTCTGGATTGGTGAAAGGGGCAGCTGTCCTCTCCCTGGCTTCTGCTCTCTCCACCTGCTTGGGTGTTACCTTTGGGCCTAAGCTGCTTTTCCCTTTGGCTTCATCTTGGCACACAGCAGGCAGAAATGGTTTGGCCTTTGGTGGAACCAGCATGGGCCGGCCAGGCACCGAGGCAGCTCTGATTTCAGGCACTTCCCTCTGTGGGGCTTTCAGGTCTGAAGTGGGGCCAGAGGAGGAGGATACCACTTTCTTTGGAGGAGGAGGTCTCCTGGGTGGCACCACTGGCCGCTGAAGCGGTGGCTCTCTGGGAGTCGGGGAGCTGTTCTTGGGCTCACTGTCAGCCATCTTTGGCAGGCTGAAGGGAGCTCTGGATGGAGCCTCCTTTGGGATCTGGCTGTCCTGTTTGGTTGGGGGTCTGTTCTCCACGCTCGGTCGCTCCTGAGGCCTGCCAGAAAGCTCTGCTGGGAGCGCACTGTTATTGAAGAAATTTTCAGTAGGCATGGGGTCCTGCTCAGAGGGTTTCTCTTGGGACTTTGCAGGTCTGAGCTTGCTTCTCAGATTGCCAATGTCCAGTTTATCATCTGCCTGAGGTGGGTCTGTCCTGGGGGCTGCAGTTGGTTTTGGCCTGACCTGAGGTTTTGATTTCAAGAAGGGATTCTGGGTCATTGGCTCAGACTTGTCTTCTGGGGGCTCAGCTTTCGGCTTGGCTGGCTTGACAGTGGGTCGGAGGTTCGGCTTCTTCACTTCTTTGGCTGACACCTTGTGCCCGCACTCCAGGCCCATTTCGTTTTTCAGCTGGAACAGTTTGCCCTTTTCCGTTTTCAGCTCTGGCTTCCTGCTGTCCCTCGGGGCGACTGTCTGCTTTGGAGGGATCATTGGCAAAATCATGCCTGGGGGCTTGGGTGGAGGCCTCTGCCTCTCTGTTAACTCACCTTCGGATTTAATGATCGACTCCTTCCTGGGTGGGAGGCTGGGCTTCTCCTCTGTATCCGGATCAGAGATCTCCTCATAGCCAGCAGCTATATCGCTGCTCTCCAAGGGGGCACTCTTGAGAGCCTCCTTCCCCTTCCAGTCTTTGGCCCATTTTATTCCACAGTCTATACCATTAGGTGGAGCTTCAGGCAGAGGCCTGGATGGCCCGATGGCTTCTTCGTTGGTGTTGCTCTCTGCAGTTGCCTCGCCAAGCTGGAGCTGAGCCATCTCATTAGGCAACGGTGCTAGAAAGTTAGGTCTAGAAGCATTGCTAGTTTTCTTGTATTTATCAATAAAGGTAGCTGGGGCCCAGCCTTCCTTCTCCTCAATCTGAATGTACCACCAGCCACTCAGGTTCTTCTCGATCACCTGGAAAAAGAAACATGACCATCACATCTTAGAAATACATAACCAGGCCTCTCTGCACAACAGCTGCCTATGAACCAAAGGGCAAAAAAAGTGCGGCCTAGAAATGCGGGCTCACACCTCTGAAAAGTTGGACCATGAGCACATAAGGTGCAATGGGccaacaaataataaagataatAATATCACCTCTCGTCTATAGCgcttttcatccagagatctcaaagcactttataagagAGAGAATTATCatcattttacaggtagggaaaaagaggcacaggaaggtgaagtgacttggcccaAGCTCATCTagcaggacagtggcagagccaggaacagatctCAGGTTtccccaagtcccagtccagtgctccaggTACTAGACAACACTGTTGTCACCTCCACAAGCCCAGTATCAAAACTTGATATAGTCACAGGGGAAGCGAGTTTGATGGGTTTAAACCAAGTTTTTACTACTGCCACATCAGAAGACTCTGCACGTTGGACATGACTAGCACTGCAAGAGCAGGGGGCCTGCAGGGGGAGTTTCATTAGAAGAGGTGAGGATAGAATTGCAAAGGTTGCCCTGGTTCAGAACTGggatgcactggcagagctgtttgTTATTTCAGTCCTGGGTCCCTCTCACTACAGAGGATGCTTCAGGCCAGGAGAGAGGAGGGTTGGCAGAGCAGTGGGGCAGGAATAGCAGAAGGGCTGCAGGTCAAGACAGAGTATATGTGCATGGGGGGGAAGCTGTCTCAGTGCCAGTACTCTACCTGGCCCTAGCTGATTCTGGCCTACGTTTTTAAACCCACATGCCCGTTTGGAGATACTGGCTTCTCTAGATTCTCCATTTtcatgagcatctgatgaagtgggttctagcccacgaaagctgatgcccaaataaatttgttagtctctaaggtgccacaaggactcctcgttgtttttaccaAATTCccaaatttttcaaaagaaaaaacatcTCAGGCACACCAGCACATGAGGGAGGTTCTGCTGGGTTCAGAGTCACACTTCAGCTCTCTCTGACCCTGAACAGGAGACAAGGACAGTCTGAGATTTTTCAAGacttcagaggggaaaaaaaaaaaaaaatcaacacacaTAATGCAACTGGCCACTGGGTGACACTGCTGAGCCATCCAGCCAAGACAGTT
This window of the Eretmochelys imbricata isolate rEreImb1 chromosome 8, rEreImb1.hap1, whole genome shotgun sequence genome carries:
- the SH3PXD2B gene encoding SH3 and PX domain-containing protein 2B, whose amino-acid sequence is MPRRSILEVKVLDVQKRRTPNKHYVYIIKVTWSNGSTEVIYRRYSKFFDLQMQMLDKFPMEGGQKDPKQRIIPFLPGKILFRRSHIRDVAVKRLIPIDEYCKALIQLPPYISQCEEVLQFFETRPEDLNPPKEEPNGKKKSGGDLASVDPMVLEQYVVVADYQKQESSEISLCVGQVVDIIEKNESGWWFVSTSDEQGWVPATCLEAQDGVQDEFSMQPEEEEKYTVIYPYTARDEDEMNLDKGAVVEVIQKNLEGWWKIRYQGQEGWAPASYLKKGTGEMFTQKLGSGSSTHSCALDLDGVPRQQNSTGREKDGPNNQREGRFDGRPLPQADIRRKSPKMRQRPPPRRDLTIPRGLNLPKPPIPPQVEEEYYTIADFQTTIPDGISFQAGMKVEVIEKNLSGWWYIQIEEKEGWAPATFIDKYKKTSNASRPNFLAPLPNEMAQLQLGEATAESNTNEEAIGPSRPLPEAPPNGIDCGIKWAKDWKGKEALKSAPLESSDIAAGYEEISDPDTEEKPSLPPRKESIIKSEGELTERQRPPPKPPGMILPMIPPKQTVAPRDSRKPELKTEKGKLFQLKNEMGLECGHKVSAKEVKKPNLRPTVKPAKPKAEPPEDKSEPMTQNPFLKSKPQVRPKPTAAPRTDPPQADDKLDIGNLRSKLRPAKSQEKPSEQDPMPTENFFNNSALPAELSGRPQERPSVENRPPTKQDSQIPKEAPSRAPFSLPKMADSEPKNSSPTPREPPLQRPVVPPRRPPPPKKVVSSSSGPTSDLKAPQREVPEIRAASVPGRPMLVPPKAKPFLPAVCQDEAKGKSSLGPKVTPKQVERAEARERTAAPFTNPDISKEALYVAVADFEGDEETSSFKEGTLFEVREKNSSGWWFCKVLTGGPCWEGWIPSNYLRKKP